In the genome of Verrucomicrobium sp., one region contains:
- the allE gene encoding (S)-ureidoglycine aminohydrolase, whose translation MSTPLFGSTRTRVAGRHALITPDGHVASVLPGMEKVRAVAHITPALGAGFAQYTLHIEAGGTANFSSRGSQHFFYVLQGKVVARARAEDRALSPGEYLYLSPADAGSLRAGEDPAVVAVFAKEFVPQKDEAPPASLFGRGADVEGQPFLGNPKALLQVLLPDAPAWDMAVNVFTYQPGATLPFVETHVMEHGLLMLRGQGIYRLEEEWYPVTAGDVIWMAPHCPQWFVAMGDEPAAYLYYKDVNRPLL comes from the coding sequence ATGAGCACCCCCCTCTTCGGTTCCACCCGCACCCGCGTCGCCGGGCGGCACGCCCTCATCACCCCGGACGGCCACGTCGCCAGCGTCCTGCCGGGCATGGAAAAGGTCCGCGCCGTCGCCCACATCACGCCCGCGCTGGGGGCCGGCTTCGCCCAATACACGCTCCACATCGAGGCAGGCGGCACGGCCAACTTTTCCTCCCGCGGCAGCCAGCACTTCTTCTACGTGCTTCAGGGCAAGGTCGTCGCCAGGGCCCGGGCGGAGGACCGCGCGCTGAGCCCCGGCGAATACCTCTACCTTTCACCGGCCGACGCGGGCTCCCTCCGCGCGGGGGAGGACCCGGCCGTCGTCGCCGTCTTCGCCAAGGAATTCGTGCCGCAGAAGGACGAGGCGCCGCCCGCCTCCCTCTTCGGCCGCGGCGCCGACGTGGAGGGCCAGCCCTTCCTGGGCAATCCCAAAGCCCTCCTCCAAGTCCTCCTCCCGGACGCCCCCGCGTGGGACATGGCGGTGAACGTCTTCACCTACCAGCCGGGAGCCACCCTCCCCTTCGTCGAAACGCACGTGATGGAGCACGGACTCCTCATGTTGCGCGGCCAGGGGATCTACCGGCTGGAAGAGGAATGGTACCCGGTGACCGCCGGGGACGTGATCTGGATGGCCCCCCACTGCCCGCAATGGTTCGTGGCGATGGGGGACGAGCCCGCCGCCTACCTCTACTACAAGGACGTCAACCGCCCCCTGCTGTGA
- the allB gene encoding allantoinase AllB, whose protein sequence is MNGPCDVLLRGGTLADGSVADVAWRAGRIVAVAPSLDLPAARIVDAGGAYVLPGFIDAHVHFNEPGRAEWEGLATGSAALAAGGGSAFFDMPLNSTPPVLDGAAFDAKAAALARSSRLDAALWGGLTPLNLKALPELAARGAIGFKAFLSDSGLPEFPAADAATLREGMARAAELGLPVAVHAEDEATTRRLAEAARAAGKTGVRDYLASRPPEAEVAAIEMACSLARETGCSLHIVHVSTAAGLDAALRGGATAETCPHYLLLTEEDMAEKGPVAKCAPPLRAAAERDRLWQGLAEGKILTVGSDHSPAPPEMKRDADFFAVWGGISGCQHAAPLFLQAALDRGLSLAETVPLLTENVARRFRLAEMGRLEPGFRADVTVLRPEERRIEASELLYRHRQSPYVGVVSGLQVVETFCRGVSVHPAPTPASFTAQLLRPTPLS, encoded by the coding sequence GTGAACGGGCCGTGCGACGTCCTCCTGCGCGGCGGCACGCTGGCCGACGGCTCCGTGGCCGACGTCGCCTGGCGCGCGGGGCGGATCGTGGCCGTGGCCCCTTCCCTGGACCTCCCCGCCGCGCGGATCGTCGACGCCGGTGGAGCATACGTCCTCCCCGGATTCATCGACGCCCACGTCCATTTCAACGAGCCGGGCCGGGCCGAGTGGGAGGGCCTGGCCACCGGCAGCGCCGCCCTGGCCGCCGGGGGCGGGAGCGCCTTCTTCGACATGCCGCTCAACAGCACGCCGCCCGTCCTGGACGGCGCCGCGTTCGACGCGAAGGCCGCCGCCCTGGCCCGCTCCTCCCGGCTCGACGCGGCGCTCTGGGGCGGCCTGACCCCGCTGAACCTGAAGGCGCTGCCGGAACTGGCCGCGCGCGGCGCGATCGGCTTCAAGGCCTTCCTTTCCGACAGCGGCCTGCCGGAGTTCCCCGCCGCCGACGCGGCGACGCTGCGGGAAGGGATGGCCCGCGCGGCGGAGCTGGGGCTGCCCGTGGCCGTCCACGCGGAGGACGAGGCAACGACCCGCCGCCTGGCGGAGGCCGCCCGCGCCGCCGGAAAGACCGGCGTGCGGGACTACCTGGCCTCCCGCCCCCCGGAGGCGGAGGTGGCCGCCATCGAGATGGCCTGCTCCCTGGCGCGGGAAACGGGCTGCTCCCTCCACATCGTCCACGTCAGCACGGCGGCGGGCCTCGACGCCGCCCTGCGCGGCGGGGCCACGGCGGAAACCTGCCCGCACTACCTCCTCCTCACGGAGGAGGACATGGCGGAAAAGGGCCCCGTCGCCAAATGTGCCCCGCCCCTGCGCGCGGCGGCGGAGCGGGACCGGCTCTGGCAGGGCCTGGCGGAGGGGAAGATCCTGACTGTCGGCTCCGACCATTCCCCCGCCCCGCCGGAGATGAAGCGGGACGCCGACTTCTTCGCCGTCTGGGGCGGCATCTCCGGCTGCCAGCACGCCGCGCCCCTCTTCCTCCAGGCCGCGCTCGACCGGGGGCTCTCCCTGGCGGAGACCGTGCCGCTCCTTACGGAGAATGTCGCCCGCCGCTTCCGCCTGGCGGAGATGGGCCGCCTGGAGCCGGGCTTCCGCGCCGACGTGACGGTGCTCCGCCCGGAGGAGCGCCGGATCGAGGCGTCCGAATTGCTTTACCGCCACCGGCAATCGCCTTACGTTGGCGTCGTGTCGGGACTTCAAGTCGTCGAAACCTTCTGCCGGGGCGTCTCCGTCCACCCCGCGCCGACGCCCGCCTCCTTCACCGCGCAGCTCCTGCGCCCCACCCCCTTATCATGA
- a CDS encoding M20 family metallo-hydrolase: protein MEAKLAARIAKLATVTDEPGRITRTLLSPAMAEAARLVYGWMTDAGLEARIDALGSVIGHLPGATPEAGTLLLGSHLDTVRNGGGYDGPAGIVTALAALEDLRERGVILPFDVDVLAFADEEGVRFGTPYLGSKAVTGQLEPEDLLLRDRDGITLAQASDLAEPPVSLYVAKRLLGYVEAHIEQGPVLERREAPLGVVTHIAAQVRLEAVFTGVAGHAGTTPMAGRQDALCAAAAFILAVEDLGRHTEGLVATVGRVHVSPNAGNVIPGEVVLSVDLRHAETWAVTHARELLEERAAHSAQERGVTARVRTLLVQEEVDCDAALLSKLAKAAHEPPRLVSGAGHDGVILSRIAPVGMLFIRCRDGLSHHPDEYAAPDDLAAAARALARFLEDFAK, encoded by the coding sequence ATGGAAGCAAAGCTCGCCGCGCGGATCGCGAAGCTGGCCACCGTCACCGACGAGCCGGGCCGGATCACCCGCACCCTCCTTTCCCCCGCCATGGCGGAGGCCGCCCGCCTGGTCTACGGCTGGATGACCGATGCCGGGCTGGAAGCGCGGATCGACGCCTTGGGCAGCGTCATCGGCCACCTGCCGGGCGCCACGCCGGAGGCGGGAACCCTGCTGCTGGGCTCCCACCTGGACACCGTCCGCAACGGCGGCGGCTATGACGGCCCGGCGGGGATCGTCACCGCGCTGGCCGCGCTGGAGGACCTGCGGGAACGGGGCGTCATCCTTCCCTTCGACGTCGACGTGCTGGCCTTCGCCGACGAGGAGGGCGTCCGCTTCGGCACGCCCTACCTGGGGAGCAAGGCGGTGACCGGCCAGCTGGAGCCGGAAGACCTCCTCCTGCGCGACCGCGACGGGATCACCCTGGCCCAGGCCTCCGACCTGGCCGAACCGCCGGTCTCCCTCTACGTGGCCAAGCGCCTATTGGGCTACGTGGAGGCCCACATCGAGCAGGGCCCCGTCCTGGAACGGCGGGAAGCGCCTCTGGGCGTCGTCACCCACATCGCCGCGCAGGTCCGGCTGGAAGCGGTCTTCACCGGCGTGGCCGGGCACGCCGGGACGACGCCGATGGCCGGACGCCAGGACGCCCTGTGCGCCGCCGCCGCCTTCATCCTGGCCGTGGAGGACCTGGGGCGGCACACGGAGGGCCTCGTGGCCACCGTCGGCCGCGTCCACGTCTCCCCCAACGCGGGCAACGTCATCCCGGGGGAGGTGGTCCTCTCCGTCGACCTCCGCCACGCGGAAACCTGGGCCGTCACCCACGCCCGGGAACTGCTGGAAGAGCGCGCCGCCCACAGCGCGCAGGAGCGGGGCGTCACCGCGCGCGTGCGGACGCTCCTCGTCCAGGAGGAGGTGGACTGCGACGCCGCGCTCCTTTCCAAGCTGGCGAAGGCCGCCCACGAGCCGCCCCGGCTGGTGAGCGGGGCCGGGCACGACGGCGTCATCCTCTCCCGCATCGCTCCCGTGGGCATGCTCTTCATCCGCTGCCGGGACGGCCTTTCCCACCATCCGGACGAATACGCCGCGCCGGACGACCTGGCCGCCGCCGCGCGCGCCCTGGCCCGCTTCCTGGAGGATTTCGCGAAGTGA
- a CDS encoding M20 family metallo-hydrolase, producing the protein MSPAPALSLDAARLQAEIDELAAISEAPAPVVTRVLYSEKDLAARAWLAGRCRALGLELRTDAVGNTFAHWEGTEPGLPAVATGSHIDAIPNAGRYDGVVGVLGALEAFRALRASGFAPRRAIELVVFAAEEPTRFGLGCLGSRMLSGALSPEKAAALRDSGGVTLAQWREGLAAAGYSWAAAPLASAALPRGCYHAFVELHIEQGPILEKEGLDLAVVEKIAAPAAFRYRLTGEGGHAGAVLMPGRHDALLAGAEIALAAEKAAKESGSPDTVATTGVFQIGPNAINSIPASALLEIDLRDTDVAVRERTLRAIEAAAEEACKRRGVTFLEEPINLDPPALCDAGLRDDLLRLAREAGLKAVPLVSHAYHDTLFMALLCPVTMLFVPSRGGVSHRPDEYTSPEETARGAAVLAAALREWAS; encoded by the coding sequence GTGAGCCCGGCCCCGGCCCTCTCCCTCGACGCCGCCCGCCTCCAGGCGGAAATCGACGAGCTGGCCGCCATTTCCGAGGCGCCCGCCCCCGTGGTGACGCGCGTCCTCTATTCCGAAAAGGACCTGGCCGCCCGCGCCTGGCTGGCGGGCCGCTGCCGCGCGCTGGGGCTGGAGCTGCGGACCGACGCGGTGGGCAACACCTTCGCCCACTGGGAGGGGACGGAGCCCGGCCTGCCCGCCGTGGCCACCGGCTCCCACATCGACGCGATCCCGAACGCGGGCCGCTACGACGGCGTCGTGGGCGTCCTGGGCGCGCTGGAGGCCTTCCGCGCGCTGCGCGCCTCCGGCTTCGCGCCGCGCCGCGCGATCGAGCTGGTTGTCTTCGCCGCCGAGGAGCCGACCCGCTTCGGCCTGGGCTGCCTGGGCAGCCGGATGCTTTCCGGCGCGCTCTCCCCGGAAAAGGCCGCCGCCCTGCGCGACTCCGGCGGAGTCACCCTGGCCCAATGGCGGGAGGGGCTGGCCGCCGCCGGCTATTCCTGGGCCGCCGCGCCGCTGGCCTCCGCCGCCCTGCCGCGCGGGTGCTACCACGCCTTCGTGGAACTCCACATCGAGCAGGGCCCGATCCTGGAAAAAGAGGGCCTCGACCTGGCGGTGGTGGAGAAGATCGCCGCGCCCGCCGCCTTCCGCTACCGGCTGACGGGGGAAGGCGGCCACGCCGGGGCCGTCCTCATGCCCGGGCGGCACGACGCGCTCCTGGCCGGGGCGGAAATCGCCCTGGCGGCGGAAAAGGCGGCGAAGGAATCGGGCAGCCCCGACACGGTGGCGACGACCGGCGTCTTCCAGATCGGCCCCAACGCGATCAACAGCATCCCCGCCTCCGCCCTCCTGGAAATCGACCTGCGGGACACCGACGTGGCCGTGCGGGAGCGGACGCTCCGCGCCATCGAGGCCGCCGCGGAGGAGGCCTGCAAACGGCGCGGCGTCACCTTCCTGGAGGAGCCGATCAACCTCGACCCGCCCGCCCTGTGCGACGCGGGCCTGCGCGACGACCTGCTGCGCCTGGCGCGGGAGGCCGGGCTGAAGGCCGTCCCCCTGGTCAGCCACGCCTACCACGACACCCTGTTCATGGCCCTCCTCTGCCCGGTGACGATGCTCTTCGTCCCCAGCCGGGGCGGCGTCAGCCACCGGCCGGACGAATACACCTCCCCGGAAGAGACCGCGCGCGGCGCGGCGGTCCTGGCCGCCGCCCTGCGGGAATGGGCCTCCTGA
- a CDS encoding D-2-hydroxyacid dehydrogenase: protein MKLVILDGHTLNPGDLSWKEVEALAETTFYPRTSPAELAARLAEAEAVLTNKAALPAAAFEAAPKLRYVGVTATGYNMVDLEAAKHRGVTVTNVPGYSTDSVAQLVFALLLEVTHHVGHHARRVAEGAWSASPDFCFWDFPLIELAGKSIGLVGFGQTAQAVGRIAHAFGMKVLVHTRTAKPWSEYPVTFLGLPALLESSDVVSLHCPLTPQTQGLISWDNLKRMKRSAILVNTARGGLLNDADVARALQEGIIAHAAVDVLSAEPPPADHPLLSAPRCLVVPHIAWASFAARERLMHQTAENLRAFLAGKPRNVVSN from the coding sequence ATGAAACTAGTCATCCTCGACGGACACACCCTCAACCCCGGCGACCTTTCCTGGAAGGAAGTCGAGGCGCTGGCGGAAACGACTTTTTATCCCCGCACCTCTCCCGCCGAGCTGGCCGCCCGCCTGGCCGAGGCGGAGGCCGTCCTGACGAACAAGGCCGCCCTGCCCGCCGCCGCGTTCGAGGCGGCGCCGAAGCTCCGCTACGTCGGCGTGACCGCCACGGGCTACAACATGGTCGACCTGGAGGCGGCCAAGCACCGCGGCGTGACGGTGACGAACGTGCCGGGCTACAGCACCGACTCGGTCGCCCAGCTCGTCTTCGCCCTCCTCCTGGAAGTGACCCACCACGTCGGCCACCACGCGCGGCGCGTGGCGGAGGGGGCGTGGAGCGCCAGCCCCGATTTCTGCTTCTGGGATTTCCCCCTCATCGAGCTTGCGGGGAAGTCGATCGGCCTCGTCGGCTTCGGCCAGACGGCGCAGGCCGTGGGGCGGATCGCCCACGCCTTCGGCATGAAGGTGCTGGTCCACACCCGCACCGCCAAGCCGTGGAGCGAATACCCCGTCACCTTCCTGGGGCTGCCCGCCCTGCTGGAATCGAGCGACGTGGTGAGCCTCCACTGCCCGCTCACCCCGCAGACCCAGGGCCTCATCTCCTGGGACAACCTGAAGCGGATGAAGCGCAGCGCCATCCTCGTCAACACCGCCCGGGGCGGCCTCCTCAACGACGCCGACGTGGCCCGCGCCCTGCAGGAGGGGATCATCGCCCATGCCGCCGTCGACGTCCTCTCCGCGGAGCCGCCCCCGGCCGACCACCCGCTTCTCTCCGCGCCGCGCTGCCTCGTCGTCCCCCACATCGCCTGGGCCAGCTTCGCCGCGCGGGAGCGCCTTATGCATCAGACGGCGGAAAACCTCCGCGCCTTCCTGGCCGGGAAACCGCGCAACGTCGTCTCAAATTAA